The Marinifilum sp. JC120 genomic interval ATCCGCATGGCCGGTCAGAATTACCCCGATAGCGTCTTCATCCAGCTTTTCAATTTCCGCAAGGAATTCCAGCCCGTCCATATCCGGCATTTTAAGGTCGGATACAACAACGGGATACGGGCCGTTTTCTTTGAATAGTGCCAACCCTTTTTCGGGATGGTCGGCAGTATCAATTTTAAATTCTTTACGCAGCAGACTACGAAAGGAAGTGAGTATATTCGGGTCGTCGTCAACAAAGAGAATTCTGGGCTTCATCTGTGCAAACCTCAGCAAATCTGTATAGAGTTAAGCTTTGGTATGATAATAGTCTAAATTCTGGCAAAAGGTCTATTAAATAAATAATTTTTTAGGGTTAAGGCTATATTGAGGACATAGTAAGAAGCTCTCATTATTGACCGATACTCTTATAATACAGGACCTTGAGTAATTAACTGAGAGGCAGCCGGATTGTGAAAGTTGTACCTTCTCCTTGAAAGGACTCAAGGTCTATGGTTCCGCCATGCTTGCTAATTATAATGTCGTGGACAATAGCAAGCCCTTGCCCGCTGCCTTCTCCTACCCTTTTGGTAGTAAAAAATGGCTCGAATATTTTATCTTTGACCGATTCGGGAATACCGGCCCCGTCATCGCTTATGCTGATTAAAACCTCATCACCTTCCAAATATGTTGAAATAATTATTTTCCCGGTTTGACCTGAGCCTTCATATTTGTCTTTGATGGCATGTGCGGCGTTGACGATCATATTCAGTAGGACCTGATTTATATTGCCTTGAAAGCATTTTACCAACGGAATTTCTCCAAGCTGCATTTCTATTTTCGCAAAATACTTCCATTCATTGCGCGAAACCGCAGCCGTGGTGGTGATCAGATTATTAATGTCCGCGGGTTGTTTTTTCTGTTGTCCGGGATGTGAAAAATCTTTCATTGCCTGCACGATTCCGGCAACACGGCTGACTCCTTCTTGAGCTCGGTCGCATGATTCCGGAATTTCATTGACAATAAATCCAAGGTCTTCATCTTCCGCCATACGGTCCCGTTCATTCAGCAAATCCGGAAAAAGCCCGGCCTTGCGGCACTCATAAAGAATGCGACTATCCATTTCGTGGATTTTTAGGAAATCGGCAAATGCTTCCTTTTGAAAATGGACCGAGTTACCCACGTACTGAATGGGAGTGTTGATCTCGTGAGCGATGCCGGATGCCAGTCTGCCAATAGACTCAAGCTTGCGGGCCATTTCCAACTTGCGTTCAAGGTTTTTACGTTCTGAAATATCAAACAAAATTACCGCCAGATGTGGACGGGAACCTATGGTGATAGGCAACACATGGCGGGTAACGGGCAACGTGTGACTGTCATTACCGATTATCACGGTTTCTCTGGTTGATTCTGTTTCATACGATTTGGGGCAGATTTCTTCCTGATACTTACCTTGACTGGCAAAAATTCTATCGCAATTGCGGCCTACCATTTGCCCCCTTGCCAAACCGAACATGATTTCCGCTATTGTATTTGTTTCGGCAATAATCCTTTTTTCGAGGTCGATAATGAGAAAGGCAGCGGAAATTCCATCCAGTAAAGAACGTAACAATTCCCGGTTCTGGCGCATTTCCATTTCGGCTTTTTTGCGCTCAGCCACCTCCACGGTAAGTTCTTCGGTTTTGCGGGTCAGGTCAGCGGTGCGTTCATCAACCAATTGCTCTAACTGTTCGTTGAGCATCCGAAGCTGTCTTTCCTGTTCTTTACGTTCAGAAATATCACGCACAACAGCGGTGAACATGACGGCATCCGGGGTACGGATTTCATTGATTGAAAGGTCGATGGGAAGACGTGATCCATCCTTACGTACCGCCTCTATTTCCCTTCCGATTCCAATTACTTTTGGGATGCCTGTTTTTAGATAACGCCTGATAAAACTATCATGATTGGGTCGTAGCTCCGGGGGAACAAGGATTCGTACATTCTTTCCATCTAATTCACCGGGGTCGTAGCCGAAGATTTTTTCTGTAGCCGGGTTTACCGATAATATTTTTCCACTTGAATCAGCCGTAACAATGGCATCAATTACTCCGTTAAAAAGTGCGGAAAGCTTGGCCTCACGATCTTCAAGAGATTTCTGAGCCATTTTTTTTTCGGTGATGTCACTTTTGATAGCAATAAAGTTGCTGACCTTGCCCCGCCCATCAAGAACCGGGGTTATGCTCTGCTCTTCGTAGTATGTTTCCCCGTTTTTACGCCGATTTATAAGTTCTCCGGTCCATGATTTCCCGGCAAGGATTGTAGACCATAATTTTTTATAGAACGCAGGTGGTTGTTTTCCTGATTTGAGAATTTTCAGGGTTTTCCCGTATACTTCGTCGAAATTATATCCGGTCATGGAGGTGAAGGCTTTGTTAATCCAGTGCACCCGCCCTAAATTGTCCAGAATGACAATGGCATCGGCAGCAGCAGAAAGGGCGGCACCTTGAATTCGAAACTCAGCCAGTTCTTTTTCCTGTGACGAGTCACGGGCGATGATGATAGTTGTAGGTGGACCCTCCAGCGATTGGAGATATTGAACCTTAACAACAAAAGGGATGTTCTCGGGTCCGAATGTGTAATTTCCCTGTTGTGAGCTTTGATTGCGCAAAGCAACAGAAAGAGGATGGGCTTCTGGAGGAAGTTTCTGCTCCCGTTGGTAGAGTGGAAACAATTCTGTGACCGGTTTACCCATAATAAATATGCGTTTTAAGCCGATCAACCGTGCAAAGCTATCATTACACCATTTGGTATTACCTTGATCGTCGGTCCAAAGAATTGCCTCATCAATTGAGCTGAGCACTGCTTCAAGCCGCCCGATTACAGAACGGAGTTCTATAATCAGTTCATCCCTTCCTTTCATGGTATTAGCCTTCTTGCCGGAATGTTATCTGTGCAGCAAATGCTTTTCGGCCATCAATATTTCCGCTCAATATGTAATGGTCTGCAAGTACAACAGAACCGTCCTCTTTCACTATTTCAAGGTCGAGGTGCTGCCCCAGCAAGGATGCCTTTCCGGTTGATGCATAAGCCGAAAATCCTAAT includes:
- a CDS encoding PAS domain S-box protein; protein product: MKGRDELIIELRSVIGRLEAVLSSIDEAILWTDDQGNTKWCNDSFARLIGLKRIFIMGKPVTELFPLYQREQKLPPEAHPLSVALRNQSSQQGNYTFGPENIPFVVKVQYLQSLEGPPTTIIIARDSSQEKELAEFRIQGAALSAAADAIVILDNLGRVHWINKAFTSMTGYNFDEVYGKTLKILKSGKQPPAFYKKLWSTILAGKSWTGELINRRKNGETYYEEQSITPVLDGRGKVSNFIAIKSDITEKKMAQKSLEDREAKLSALFNGVIDAIVTADSSGKILSVNPATEKIFGYDPGELDGKNVRILVPPELRPNHDSFIRRYLKTGIPKVIGIGREIEAVRKDGSRLPIDLSINEIRTPDAVMFTAVVRDISERKEQERQLRMLNEQLEQLVDERTADLTRKTEELTVEVAERKKAEMEMRQNRELLRSLLDGISAAFLIIDLEKRIIAETNTIAEIMFGLARGQMVGRNCDRIFASQGKYQEEICPKSYETESTRETVIIGNDSHTLPVTRHVLPITIGSRPHLAVILFDISERKNLERKLEMARKLESIGRLASGIAHEINTPIQYVGNSVHFQKEAFADFLKIHEMDSRILYECRKAGLFPDLLNERDRMAEDEDLGFIVNEIPESCDRAQEGVSRVAGIVQAMKDFSHPGQQKKQPADINNLITTTAAVSRNEWKYFAKIEMQLGEIPLVKCFQGNINQVLLNMIVNAAHAIKDKYEGSGQTGKIIISTYLEGDEVLISISDDGAGIPESVKDKIFEPFFTTKRVGEGSGQGLAIVHDIIISKHGGTIDLESFQGEGTTFTIRLPLS